In one window of Halomarina pelagica DNA:
- the ftsY gene encoding signal recognition particle-docking protein FtsY encodes MFDGLRKKLDRFREDAEEAAEEAAEEEAAAGEAGRTGGVEPEPESEAEERPADAEASGASDVEPGDGATPAEPAAPPAEPDADAQPETGAEPAAPPATDADEAADEGEGESSSGLGLSRSESEGEDEEEFKASFGARAKAFATGGVVIRPEHLDEPLDDLELALLSSDVEMGVAQEILRNIREEVEGTTRAQVQSTGQVVEMALREALVDVISVGQFDFDRRVAEADKPMVIIFTGVNGVGKTTSIAKLSRYFEERGTSTVLANGDTYRAGANEQLREHAEALDKKFISHEQGGDPAAVIYDAVEYARAHDVDVVLGDTAGRLHTSNDLMAQLEKIDRVVDPDMTLFVDEAVAGQDATQRARQFNEAAAIDGAILTKADADSQGGAAISIAHVTGKPILFLGTGQGYDDLERFDPERIVDRLLGTDEA; translated from the coding sequence ATGTTCGACGGACTGCGGAAGAAGCTCGACCGGTTCCGGGAGGACGCCGAGGAGGCGGCGGAGGAAGCGGCCGAGGAGGAGGCCGCCGCGGGGGAGGCGGGGAGGACCGGCGGGGTCGAACCCGAACCCGAATCCGAGGCCGAGGAACGCCCGGCCGACGCGGAGGCGTCCGGAGCGTCCGACGTCGAACCGGGAGACGGCGCGACGCCCGCCGAGCCGGCGGCCCCGCCGGCGGAACCCGACGCCGACGCCCAGCCCGAGACGGGCGCGGAACCGGCCGCCCCACCGGCGACCGACGCCGACGAGGCCGCGGACGAGGGCGAGGGGGAGTCGTCCTCCGGCCTCGGCCTGTCGCGCTCGGAGTCCGAGGGGGAGGACGAGGAGGAATTCAAGGCGAGCTTCGGCGCGCGGGCGAAGGCGTTCGCCACCGGCGGCGTCGTCATCCGTCCCGAGCACCTCGACGAACCGCTCGACGACCTCGAACTCGCGCTGCTGTCGAGCGACGTGGAGATGGGCGTCGCCCAGGAGATCCTCCGGAACATCCGCGAGGAGGTCGAGGGGACGACCCGCGCGCAGGTGCAGTCCACCGGACAGGTCGTCGAGATGGCGCTGCGCGAGGCGCTGGTGGACGTCATCAGCGTCGGGCAGTTCGACTTCGACCGGCGCGTCGCCGAGGCGGACAAGCCGATGGTCATCATCTTCACGGGCGTCAACGGCGTCGGCAAGACGACCTCGATCGCCAAGCTCTCGCGGTACTTCGAGGAGCGCGGGACCTCGACGGTGCTCGCCAACGGCGACACCTACCGCGCCGGGGCCAACGAGCAACTGCGCGAGCACGCCGAGGCGCTCGACAAGAAGTTCATCTCCCACGAGCAGGGCGGCGACCCGGCGGCGGTCATCTACGACGCCGTCGAGTACGCCCGGGCCCACGACGTCGACGTGGTGCTCGGGGACACGGCGGGCCGCCTGCACACCTCCAACGACCTGATGGCGCAACTGGAGAAGATCGATCGCGTCGTCGACCCCGACATGACGCTGTTCGTCGACGAGGCGGTCGCCGGCCAGGACGCGACCCAGCGCGCCCGCCAGTTCAACGAGGCGGCCGCCATCGACGGCGCGATCCTCACGAAGGCCGACGCCGACTCCCAGGGCGGCGCGGCCATCTCCATCGCCCACGTCACCGGAAAGCCCATCCTCTTTCTGGGAACCGGCCAGGGCTACGACGACCTCGAACGGTTCGACCCCGAGCGCATCGTCGACCGCCTGCTCGGGACCGACGAGGCGTAG
- the thpR gene encoding RNA 2',3'-cyclic phosphodiesterase gives MRLFVSVDLDPLADAIRAAQEPFADVDGLRLTDPEGVHVTLKFLGEVSESRVPAVEDALAAAVEEAGVAPFEAHVGGYGVFPSRSYVSVVWLGVREGATDLTRLHEACEERTVALGFDPERHDFTPHATIARMDHAGGKERVLRVLDERDPDVGAMRIDEVRLTESTLTPDGPRYETVAAFPLSV, from the coding sequence ATGCGACTGTTCGTCAGCGTCGACCTGGATCCGCTCGCCGACGCGATCCGCGCGGCGCAGGAACCGTTCGCGGACGTCGACGGCCTCAGACTCACGGATCCCGAGGGGGTCCACGTCACGCTCAAGTTCCTGGGGGAGGTGTCCGAGTCGCGCGTCCCCGCCGTCGAGGACGCGCTCGCAGCGGCCGTCGAGGAGGCGGGCGTCGCCCCGTTCGAGGCGCACGTCGGCGGCTACGGCGTCTTCCCGTCGCGCTCGTACGTAAGCGTCGTCTGGCTCGGCGTCCGCGAGGGGGCGACGGACCTGACGCGCCTCCACGAGGCGTGCGAGGAGCGCACCGTCGCGCTGGGGTTCGACCCCGAACGCCACGACTTCACCCCGCATGCCACGATCGCGCGGATGGATCACGCCGGCGGGAAGGAGCGCGTCCTGCGCGTGCTCGACGAACGCGACCCCGACGTGGGCGCGATGCGCATCGACGAGGTGCGCCTCACCGAGAGCACCCTCACGCCCGACGGGCCCCGGTACGAGACGGTCGCCGCGTTCCCTCTGTCGGTTTAG
- the rpl18a gene encoding 50S ribosomal protein L18Ae encodes MSQYTVTGRFQNRDGWREFSKTVDAPNEDVAVEHTYAEFGSKHGLKRTQLEIEGVDR; translated from the coding sequence ATGAGTCAGTATACGGTGACCGGTCGGTTCCAGAACCGCGACGGGTGGCGGGAGTTCTCGAAGACGGTCGACGCGCCGAACGAGGACGTCGCCGTCGAGCACACGTACGCCGAGTTCGGGTCGAAACACGGCCTCAAGCGCACGCAGCTCGAGATCGAGGGGGTCGACCGATGA
- a CDS encoding translation initiation factor IF-6 — translation MLRTALSGSAYVGVFARATDDCLLIRRDADDDLVEQFGDELDVPAVATTVGGSSTVGALVAGNGNGLLASSRLDEAERTAIEDATGVEVTELPGRINAAGNVVLANDTGAYVHPDLSEEAVEAVRDGLGVPVERGDLAGVRTVGTAAVATNSGVLCHPKATDAELDFLEDLLGVPADIGTINYGAPLVGSGLVANDHGYVVGRETTGPELGRIEDALGYID, via the coding sequence GTGCTTCGCACGGCCCTCTCCGGCTCCGCCTACGTCGGCGTCTTCGCCCGCGCGACGGACGATTGCCTGCTCATCAGGCGGGACGCGGACGACGACCTCGTCGAGCAGTTCGGGGACGAACTCGACGTGCCCGCCGTCGCGACGACCGTCGGCGGTTCCTCGACCGTGGGCGCGCTCGTCGCCGGCAACGGCAACGGTCTCCTCGCCAGCAGCCGCCTCGACGAGGCCGAACGAACCGCCATCGAGGACGCGACCGGCGTCGAGGTGACGGAACTCCCGGGGCGCATCAACGCCGCCGGCAACGTCGTCCTCGCGAACGACACGGGCGCGTACGTCCACCCCGACCTCTCGGAGGAAGCGGTCGAGGCGGTTCGCGACGGCCTCGGCGTGCCCGTCGAGCGCGGCGACCTCGCGGGCGTCCGAACCGTCGGGACGGCCGCCGTCGCCACCAACTCGGGGGTCCTCTGCCATCCGAAGGCGACCGACGCCGAACTCGACTTCCTCGAGGACCTCCTCGGCGTGCCGGCAGACATCGGGACGATCAACTACGGCGCGCCGCTGGTCGGCTCCGGGCTCGTCGCCAACGACCACGGCTACGTCGTCGGCCGCGAGACCACCGGGCCGGAACTGGGGCGCATCGAGGACGCGCTCGGCTACATCGATTGA
- a CDS encoding ZIP family metal transporter: MASSADFALVFVAGLVTALATGLGALPFFLVEEVSDRWNVALWGLASGIMLSASVFGLVAEGLAAGGPLSLAVGLAAGVLLVVVAHEVIEGRKVDPHQYEEASFRKLVLILGVLTVHSFPEGVAIGVSFADLNVGGADALALLGFSVPLLAVFMTVAISIHNVPEGLAVAIPLRAMDVPRWRMVWWAVFSSLPQPIGAVLAFYFVTLAKAFLPVGFGFAAGAMIYLVLSEFIPEAIDVGVTLPRRGVPELVVGVAAGVLLMVPLAFV, encoded by the coding sequence ATGGCCTCGTCCGCGGATTTCGCCCTCGTCTTCGTCGCCGGGCTCGTCACCGCGCTGGCGACGGGCCTCGGCGCGCTCCCCTTCTTCCTCGTCGAGGAGGTGTCGGACCGGTGGAACGTCGCGCTGTGGGGACTGGCGTCGGGTATTATGCTCTCGGCGTCGGTGTTCGGGCTCGTCGCGGAGGGGCTGGCCGCCGGCGGTCCCCTCAGTCTCGCCGTCGGTCTCGCGGCGGGCGTCCTCCTCGTGGTCGTCGCCCACGAGGTCATCGAGGGTCGGAAGGTCGATCCCCACCAGTACGAGGAGGCGAGCTTCCGGAAGCTCGTGCTCATCCTGGGCGTCCTCACCGTCCACAGCTTCCCGGAGGGCGTCGCCATCGGCGTCTCGTTCGCCGACCTGAACGTCGGCGGGGCGGACGCCCTCGCTCTGCTCGGGTTCTCCGTCCCCCTGCTCGCGGTGTTCATGACGGTCGCCATCTCGATCCACAACGTCCCGGAGGGGCTCGCCGTCGCCATCCCCCTGCGGGCGATGGACGTCCCGCGCTGGCGGATGGTCTGGTGGGCGGTCTTCTCCAGCCTCCCGCAGCCGATCGGCGCGGTGCTCGCGTTCTACTTCGTCACGCTGGCGAAGGCGTTTCTCCCCGTGGGCTTCGGCTTCGCCGCCGGGGCGATGATCTACCTGGTGCTCTCTGAGTTCATCCCCGAGGCGATCGACGTCGGCGTGACGCTCCCCCGACGCGGGGTTCCGGAACTCGTCGTTGGAGTGGCCGCGGGCGTCCTGTTGATGGTGCCGCTCGCGTTCGTGTGA
- a CDS encoding nitrite/sulfite reductase, with product MNTVERWKQEKHPLDVVEDVREYAAEGLAFDEIEERAGSGEWERLKWAGMYTHGRQSGYFMLRTKVPGGYLTPEQAEVIGRVATEYATAPEEHGGAEQNELWGDAFLDITTRQDVQMHWIRLEDVPEIWDRYDEVGLTTVQGCGDGARNVLGCPAAGLDDHEAFDAQPVVEAVSDFFTGNREYANLPRKFKLTITGCREDCAQSQINDVGLTPAAKEIDGERYYGFHARVGGGLSDGPRMASDLDVFVRPEDAVEFCRAVAQVFKELGDRHNRGVCRMRYLVEQLGPERFEAAVRDRCTVDLRERGTDLTEGYTGDHVGVHDQKHGGLRYVGFNVVAGRMGGEEFVEAARAARRYGTEETSIRLATDQNFLVTHVPEGEVEDLLAEPFAADYRPDPGPFSRGAVGCTGSEFCNYGVIETKKRVKRWARALDDRVETPDDLDVVRMHLSGCSASCAQPQIADVGFRGETVKVEGEGSTNAEGDAIVEGVDFGLGGSLGLDNDFVDWVETAVPAGSVIPALEQLFAVYVEERADGERFYEWCRRVENDRLRTVMRRADATVAGGVAHDG from the coding sequence ATGAATACGGTTGAGCGGTGGAAGCAGGAGAAGCACCCGCTCGACGTCGTCGAGGACGTGCGTGAGTACGCCGCCGAGGGGCTCGCCTTCGACGAGATCGAGGAGCGGGCCGGGTCCGGCGAGTGGGAACGCCTGAAGTGGGCGGGGATGTACACCCACGGGAGACAGTCGGGGTACTTCATGCTCCGGACGAAGGTGCCCGGGGGCTACCTCACGCCCGAGCAGGCCGAGGTGATCGGGCGGGTCGCCACCGAGTACGCGACGGCCCCCGAGGAGCACGGCGGTGCCGAGCAGAACGAACTCTGGGGCGACGCGTTCCTCGACATCACGACGAGGCAGGACGTCCAGATGCACTGGATCAGGCTGGAGGACGTCCCCGAGATCTGGGACCGCTACGACGAGGTCGGGCTGACGACGGTCCAGGGCTGCGGCGACGGCGCGCGCAACGTGCTCGGCTGCCCCGCGGCCGGGCTGGACGACCACGAGGCGTTCGACGCCCAGCCGGTCGTCGAGGCGGTCTCCGACTTCTTCACGGGGAACCGGGAGTACGCGAACCTCCCCCGGAAGTTCAAGCTGACGATCACTGGCTGCCGCGAGGACTGCGCGCAGTCCCAGATCAACGACGTGGGGCTGACGCCCGCGGCGAAGGAGATCGACGGGGAGCGATACTACGGCTTCCACGCCCGCGTCGGCGGCGGGCTCTCGGACGGCCCGCGGATGGCCTCCGATCTCGACGTGTTCGTCCGCCCCGAGGACGCAGTCGAGTTCTGCCGCGCGGTCGCGCAGGTGTTCAAGGAACTGGGCGATCGCCACAACCGGGGCGTCTGCCGGATGCGCTACCTGGTCGAACAGCTGGGTCCCGAGCGGTTCGAGGCGGCGGTCCGCGACCGCTGTACGGTCGACCTCCGCGAGCGCGGGACGGACCTCACGGAGGGGTACACCGGCGACCACGTCGGGGTCCACGACCAGAAGCACGGGGGACTGAGGTACGTCGGGTTCAACGTCGTCGCGGGCCGGATGGGCGGCGAGGAGTTCGTCGAGGCCGCCCGCGCCGCCCGGCGCTACGGCACCGAGGAGACCTCGATCCGGCTCGCGACCGACCAGAACTTCCTCGTCACGCACGTCCCCGAGGGCGAGGTCGAGGATCTCCTCGCGGAGCCCTTCGCGGCGGACTACCGTCCCGATCCCGGTCCCTTCTCGCGGGGCGCGGTCGGCTGCACGGGCAGCGAGTTCTGCAACTACGGGGTCATCGAGACCAAGAAGCGCGTCAAGCGCTGGGCGCGGGCGCTCGACGACCGCGTCGAGACGCCGGACGACCTCGACGTGGTTCGGATGCACCTGAGCGGCTGCTCGGCGTCGTGCGCACAGCCCCAGATCGCGGACGTCGGCTTCCGCGGCGAGACGGTGAAGGTCGAGGGCGAGGGGAGCACGAACGCCGAGGGCGACGCCATCGTCGAGGGGGTGGACTTCGGGCTCGGGGGGAGCCTCGGCCTCGACAACGACTTCGTCGACTGGGTGGAGACGGCGGTCCCCGCCGGATCGGTGATCCCCGCCCTCGAACAGCTCTTCGCGGTCTACGTCGAGGAGCGGGCCGACGGCGAGCGCTTCTACGAGTGGTGCCGGCGGGTGGAGAACGATCGCCTCCGGACCGTCATGCGCCGCGCCGACGCGACCGTCGCGGGGGGTGTCGCCCATGACGGGTGA
- a CDS encoding glycerophosphodiester phosphodiesterase gives MRDGLDRRTFVKGAGATAAGAALGVGTATAEKEEKEEEEERNRGRKSRKRSEEEPAIVAHRGFAGQYPENTVGAVELAARGGLGPAAARRGADMIEIDIMPTADGDVVVFHDDRLSERDGGERGLTDADGVVWETPTEEVLDAEVLGSGETVPLLTDVMDAIPTRVGVNIEFKNPGSFDVRFAEKLDEDELARQKELWRPLTERAMAIAADYDNEILVSSFYEAALATVREVAPEVPVAPLLWDSIEDGLDIARRYDAEAVHPPYNMIRDTPFFADPYYTEGPWEDVDLLAVAHEEGREVNVYTLGTWYQAQELAAAGVDGLIADYPGLLAFGARR, from the coding sequence ATGAGAGACGGTCTCGATCGACGGACGTTCGTGAAGGGCGCGGGAGCGACGGCGGCGGGCGCGGCGCTCGGTGTCGGGACTGCGACCGCGGAGAAGGAGGAAAAGGAGGAGGAGGAGGAGCGCAACCGGGGACGGAAGTCGCGGAAGCGATCCGAGGAGGAACCGGCTATCGTCGCCCACCGCGGGTTCGCCGGACAGTACCCCGAGAACACGGTCGGCGCGGTCGAACTCGCCGCTCGCGGCGGGCTCGGTCCGGCGGCGGCGCGGCGGGGCGCGGACATGATCGAGATCGACATCATGCCCACCGCCGACGGCGACGTCGTCGTCTTCCACGACGACCGCCTGAGCGAGCGCGACGGTGGCGAGCGCGGCCTCACCGACGCCGACGGCGTCGTCTGGGAGACGCCCACCGAGGAGGTGCTCGACGCCGAGGTGCTCGGGAGCGGCGAGACGGTTCCCCTGCTGACCGACGTGATGGACGCCATCCCGACCCGCGTCGGCGTCAACATCGAGTTCAAGAACCCCGGCTCGTTCGACGTGCGCTTCGCCGAGAAGCTCGACGAGGACGAACTGGCGCGGCAGAAGGAACTCTGGCGGCCGCTCACCGAGCGCGCGATGGCGATCGCCGCCGACTACGACAACGAGATCCTCGTCTCCTCGTTCTACGAGGCGGCACTCGCGACGGTCCGCGAGGTGGCTCCCGAGGTGCCCGTCGCGCCGCTGCTGTGGGACTCCATCGAGGACGGCCTCGACATCGCCCGGCGCTACGACGCCGAGGCGGTCCACCCGCCGTACAACATGATCCGCGACACGCCCTTTTTCGCCGACCCCTACTACACGGAGGGGCCGTGGGAGGACGTGGACCTGCTCGCCGTCGCCCACGAGGAGGGCCGCGAGGTGAACGTCTACACGCTCGGCACCTGGTACCAGGCCCAGGAACTCGCCGCCGCCGGCGTCGACGGACTCATCGCCGACTACCCCGGACTGCTCGCGTTCGGCGCGCGGCGCTGA
- a CDS encoding 50S ribosomal protein L31e produces MSASDFEERVVTVPLRDVHAEAKHKRAGKAMSVVRAHLAKHFKVDEDDVRLDPSINEAVWARGRKRPPRRLRVRAARFEEEGEAVVEAETA; encoded by the coding sequence ATGAGCGCGAGCGACTTCGAGGAGCGGGTGGTGACCGTCCCCCTGCGCGACGTCCACGCGGAGGCGAAGCACAAGCGCGCCGGCAAGGCGATGAGCGTCGTCCGCGCGCACCTCGCGAAGCACTTCAAGGTCGACGAGGACGACGTACGCCTCGACCCCTCGATCAACGAGGCCGTCTGGGCCCGCGGGCGAAAGCGACCCCCGCGGAGACTCCGCGTCCGCGCCGCCCGCTTCGAGGAGGAGGGCGAGGCGGTCGTCGAAGCCGAGACCGCATAA
- the thrC gene encoding threonine synthase, producing the protein MATLELSTRVPEAADDGVWLACIECGATLAPFDDVVYTCPECDGLLEVRYDRYPAFEEFSGRGVWRYAAALPFESGVSLPEGDTPLHEVPRLREDVGVRTLRVKHEGMNPTGSFKDRGMTVGVRVARELGVERLACASTGNTSAALAAYGARAGMETLVLLPAGKVAAGKIAQASLHGARILEVDGNFDDCLDVVQALAERGEVYLLNSLNPFRLEGQKTIFFELLEEFHADEGRYPDRVVLPAGNAGNTAALYKALRELVHAGSLTDDDVPKITAVQAEGSAPLVEAIEEGREAVERWDDVETRATAIRIGYPVNAPKALPGIRATGGTAVAVSDEAITDAQRDLAREGVGVEPASAASVAGLRTLRESGVVDADEDVVCLTTGHLLKDPDAAAAAGTEPEPVPNDVDAVLDHLG; encoded by the coding sequence ATGGCCACGCTGGAACTCTCGACGCGCGTCCCGGAGGCGGCCGACGACGGCGTCTGGCTCGCCTGCATCGAGTGCGGCGCGACGCTCGCCCCCTTCGACGACGTCGTCTACACCTGCCCCGAGTGCGACGGACTGCTCGAGGTGCGCTACGACCGCTACCCCGCGTTCGAGGAGTTCTCCGGCCGCGGCGTCTGGCGCTACGCGGCCGCCCTCCCGTTCGAGTCGGGCGTCTCGCTCCCCGAGGGCGACACCCCGCTGCACGAGGTCCCCCGCCTGCGCGAGGACGTGGGCGTTCGGACCCTCCGGGTGAAGCACGAGGGGATGAACCCGACCGGGAGCTTCAAGGATCGCGGGATGACCGTCGGCGTGCGGGTCGCCCGGGAGCTGGGCGTCGAGCGCCTCGCCTGCGCCTCGACGGGCAACACGAGCGCCGCGCTCGCCGCCTACGGCGCGCGCGCCGGGATGGAGACGCTCGTGCTCCTCCCGGCGGGGAAGGTCGCGGCCGGGAAGATCGCGCAGGCGAGCCTCCACGGCGCGCGCATCCTCGAGGTGGACGGCAACTTCGACGACTGCCTCGACGTCGTCCAGGCGCTCGCCGAGCGCGGGGAGGTCTACCTGCTCAACTCGCTCAACCCCTTCCGCCTGGAGGGCCAGAAGACCATCTTCTTCGAACTCCTGGAGGAGTTCCACGCCGACGAGGGACGCTACCCCGACCGCGTCGTCCTCCCCGCCGGGAACGCGGGCAACACGGCGGCGCTCTACAAGGCGCTGCGCGAACTCGTCCACGCGGGGTCGCTCACCGACGACGACGTGCCGAAGATCACCGCCGTGCAGGCCGAGGGCTCTGCACCCCTGGTGGAGGCGATCGAGGAGGGCCGCGAGGCGGTCGAGCGCTGGGACGACGTGGAGACGCGCGCGACGGCCATCCGCATCGGTTACCCCGTCAACGCGCCGAAGGCCCTGCCCGGCATCCGCGCCACGGGCGGGACCGCCGTCGCCGTGAGCGACGAGGCGATCACCGACGCCCAGCGCGACCTCGCCCGCGAGGGGGTGGGCGTCGAACCCGCCTCCGCCGCGAGCGTCGCCGGCCTCCGGACGCTCCGCGAGTCGGGCGTCGTCGACGCGGACGAGGACGTGGTCTGTCTCACGACCGGCCACCTGCTGAAGGACCCCGACGCCGCCGCGGCCGCCGGGACGGAGCCCGAACCCGTGCCGAACGACGTCGACGCGGTGCTCGACCACCTCGGGTGA
- a CDS encoding Coenzyme F420 hydrogenase/dehydrogenase, beta subunit C-terminal domain, giving the protein MTGEEPAEDDLPTAGGRGEPLPRVPGTGDRDGGGCADGRCTCGGATAGDERDDSAVADGGSLAANVDAEGRLGDVAFTPPAAGVSRDLEDGSDPTERVGLPEGVDLDTPGYSIRREMNDIETPDEKTWFMELDHAVIDAGRCIQCGTCVAACPSDSIGIGDDDLPELVKMCTGCSLCWDFCPRGGLRYERQWVITGGEDNVTGAGDPITEFSARVTESWRRGAQDGGVVTSVLSHLLEAGEIDGALVAAESEDEPWKGEAFLATTPEELIANAGSFYNQTMALGNLSLDRWAHKLPDKPPEELSLALVGTPCEIEGIRALRDFDWEYGSQEAMVRAVEYTIALMCTKNFNYYRLIGDLLSERRGIAPEEIGKLDVLHGKMMAYDRDGDLLLSEDVENFHDAALKGCSECADFTGYCADLTVGSVGSSDEYSSVIVRTERGLKAWNLTKGDLDYHDLEDRSAIGKLQSWDKKRAFEALERPFDPDAPRFIEYTDHAERYGTEVNPHEADH; this is encoded by the coding sequence ATGACGGGTGAGGAACCCGCGGAGGACGATCTTCCCACCGCAGGCGGTCGCGGCGAGCCGTTACCGCGCGTCCCCGGGACGGGGGATCGAGACGGCGGTGGCTGCGCGGACGGGCGGTGCACCTGCGGCGGGGCGACCGCCGGCGACGAGAGAGACGACAGCGCCGTCGCGGACGGCGGCTCCCTGGCCGCGAACGTCGACGCCGAGGGGCGACTCGGCGACGTCGCGTTCACGCCCCCGGCGGCGGGGGTGAGCCGGGACCTGGAGGACGGCTCCGACCCGACCGAGCGCGTCGGCCTCCCGGAGGGCGTCGACCTCGACACGCCGGGGTACTCGATCCGCCGAGAGATGAACGACATCGAGACGCCCGACGAGAAGACGTGGTTCATGGAACTCGACCACGCCGTGATCGACGCCGGGCGGTGCATCCAGTGCGGGACGTGCGTCGCCGCGTGCCCCTCCGACTCGATCGGTATCGGGGACGACGACCTCCCCGAACTCGTGAAGATGTGCACCGGCTGCTCGCTGTGCTGGGACTTCTGCCCGCGCGGCGGCCTGCGGTACGAGCGCCAGTGGGTCATCACGGGCGGCGAGGACAACGTGACCGGCGCGGGCGACCCCATCACGGAGTTCTCCGCCCGGGTCACGGAGTCGTGGCGGCGCGGCGCGCAGGACGGCGGCGTCGTCACGAGCGTCCTGAGCCACCTGCTCGAGGCCGGCGAGATCGACGGCGCGCTCGTCGCCGCCGAGAGCGAGGACGAGCCGTGGAAGGGCGAGGCGTTCCTCGCCACCACGCCCGAGGAGCTGATCGCCAACGCGGGGAGCTTCTACAACCAGACGATGGCGCTCGGCAACCTGTCGCTCGACCGGTGGGCGCACAAGCTCCCCGACAAGCCGCCCGAGGAGCTGTCGCTCGCGCTCGTCGGGACGCCCTGCGAGATCGAGGGCATCCGCGCCCTCCGTGACTTCGACTGGGAGTACGGCTCCCAGGAGGCGATGGTCCGCGCCGTCGAGTACACGATCGCGCTGATGTGCACGAAGAACTTCAACTACTACCGGCTGATCGGGGACCTGCTCTCTGAGCGCCGGGGCATCGCCCCCGAGGAGATCGGCAAGCTCGACGTGCTCCACGGGAAGATGATGGCCTACGACCGCGACGGCGACCTCCTCCTCTCTGAGGACGTGGAGAACTTCCACGACGCCGCCCTCAAGGGGTGCAGCGAGTGTGCCGACTTCACGGGCTACTGCGCCGACCTCACCGTGGGCTCCGTGGGATCGAGCGACGAGTACTCGAGCGTCATCGTCCGCACCGAGCGCGGCCTGAAGGCGTGGAACCTGACGAAAGGCGACCTCGACTACCACGACTTGGAGGACCGGAGCGCGATCGGCAAGCTACAGAGCTGGGACAAGAAGCGGGCGTTCGAGGCGCTTGAGCGACCCTTCGACCCCGACGCGCCGCGGTTCATCGAGTACACCGACCACGCCGAGCGGTACGGGACGGAGGTGAACCCCCACGAGGCGGATCACTGA
- the pfdA gene encoding prefoldin subunit alpha: MSVGGGGGQMQELQQQLQLIDQEIEALREEIQGFQDEKTEVDEAVEAIEALDDGDTVQVPLGGDAYVHAEVQDMERIVVGLGGGFAAERDEDGAKDSLKRKKELLDERIEEVRQDIEDLEEEGDKLEQRAQQMQQQQLQQMQQQMQQQQQGDRDDE, translated from the coding sequence ATGAGCGTCGGTGGCGGCGGCGGCCAGATGCAGGAACTGCAACAGCAGCTCCAGCTCATCGACCAGGAGATCGAGGCGCTCCGCGAGGAGATCCAGGGGTTCCAGGACGAGAAGACCGAGGTCGACGAGGCGGTCGAGGCCATCGAGGCGCTCGACGACGGCGACACGGTGCAGGTCCCCCTCGGCGGCGACGCGTACGTCCACGCCGAGGTGCAGGACATGGAGCGCATCGTCGTCGGTCTCGGCGGCGGCTTCGCGGCCGAACGCGACGAGGACGGCGCGAAGGACAGCCTGAAGCGCAAGAAGGAGCTGCTCGACGAGCGCATCGAGGAGGTCCGCCAGGACATCGAGGACCTCGAAGAGGAGGGCGATAAGCTCGAGCAGCGCGCCCAGCAGATGCAGCAGCAACAGCTCCAGCAGATGCAACAGCAGATGCAGCAACAGCAACAGGGCGATCGGGACGACGAGTAA
- a CDS encoding 50S ribosomal protein L39e, which translates to MGKKSKAQKKRLGKLQKQNRRIPAWVIMKTDRDVMMNPKRRSWRRGDTDE; encoded by the coding sequence ATGGGCAAGAAATCGAAGGCGCAGAAGAAGCGGCTGGGCAAGCTCCAGAAGCAGAACCGGCGCATCCCGGCGTGGGTCATCATGAAGACGGACCGCGACGTGATGATGAACCCGAAGCGGCGTAGCTGGCGGCGGGGGGACACGGACGAATGA